Proteins found in one Saccharopolyspora phatthalungensis genomic segment:
- a CDS encoding sodium:solute symporter family protein, with protein MLAQGRLLDANAVDFALLALYFVFVLGIGYLARRAVSTSLDFFLSGRALPAWVTGLAFISANLGAIEIIGMSANGAQYGMPTMHYFWIGAVPAMLFLGVVMMPFYYGSKVRSVPEFMLRRFGKAAHLVNGISFAVAQILIAGVNLYLLASIVNALLGWPLWLSVLLAAAIVLSYTALGGLSAAIYNEVLQFFVIVAALLPLTIVGLVKVGGVQGLVAKVSAGPGGAEQLSAWPGTQLTGFSNSVLSVVGLVFGLGFVLSFGYWTTNFVEVQRAMASKSMSAAQRTPIIGAFPKMFIPFIVVIPGMIAAVLIPELAAFKQTGSGSVDYNDAILLLMRDLLPNGILGIALAGLLASFMAGMAANLSSFNTVFTYDIWQSYVVRDRADHYYLNMGRWVTVGSTLAAVGTAFIAAGYSNLMDYLQQLFSFFNAPLFATFILGMFWKRMTAHAGWSGLVLGTVSAVVVFAMSETGVLDLPGQGASFVGAGVAFVVDIVVSVLVSLATRPKAETELVGLVYALTPRASLRAATTGEDAGWYRRPGLLAGIALVLIIALNIIFG; from the coding sequence GTGTTGGCCCAGGGTCGGCTTCTCGATGCCAACGCTGTCGATTTTGCGTTGTTGGCGTTGTATTTCGTTTTCGTGCTGGGTATCGGGTATCTGGCGCGGCGTGCGGTGTCCACCAGTCTCGACTTTTTCCTGTCGGGGCGGGCGTTGCCGGCGTGGGTGACGGGGTTGGCGTTCATCTCGGCGAACCTGGGTGCGATCGAGATCATCGGTATGTCGGCCAACGGCGCCCAGTACGGGATGCCGACGATGCACTACTTCTGGATCGGTGCGGTGCCGGCCATGCTGTTTCTGGGCGTGGTGATGATGCCGTTCTACTACGGTTCGAAGGTGCGCAGCGTTCCGGAGTTCATGTTGCGTCGTTTCGGCAAGGCGGCGCATCTGGTCAACGGGATCAGTTTCGCGGTGGCGCAGATCCTGATCGCGGGGGTGAACCTGTATTTGCTGGCCAGCATCGTCAACGCGTTGCTGGGGTGGCCGTTGTGGTTGTCGGTGTTGCTGGCGGCGGCGATCGTGTTGTCCTACACGGCGCTGGGCGGGTTGTCGGCGGCGATTTACAACGAGGTGTTGCAGTTCTTCGTGATCGTGGCGGCGTTGTTGCCGTTGACGATCGTGGGGCTGGTCAAGGTCGGCGGGGTGCAGGGCCTGGTGGCCAAGGTCAGTGCGGGTCCGGGTGGTGCCGAGCAGCTTTCGGCGTGGCCGGGCACTCAGTTGACCGGGTTCAGCAACAGTGTGCTGAGCGTGGTGGGGCTGGTGTTCGGGCTGGGGTTCGTGCTTTCGTTCGGGTACTGGACGACGAATTTCGTCGAGGTGCAGCGGGCGATGGCTTCCAAGAGCATGTCGGCGGCGCAGCGCACGCCGATCATCGGGGCGTTTCCGAAGATGTTCATCCCGTTCATCGTGGTGATCCCGGGGATGATCGCGGCGGTGCTGATCCCGGAGTTGGCGGCGTTCAAGCAGACGGGGTCGGGCAGTGTGGATTACAACGACGCGATCTTGTTGCTGATGCGGGATCTGTTGCCCAACGGGATTCTGGGCATCGCGTTGGCGGGGTTGCTGGCCTCGTTCATGGCGGGGATGGCGGCGAACCTCTCGTCGTTCAACACGGTGTTCACCTATGACATCTGGCAGTCCTATGTGGTGCGTGACCGGGCGGATCACTATTACTTGAACATGGGTCGCTGGGTGACGGTGGGGTCGACGCTGGCGGCGGTGGGCACGGCGTTCATCGCGGCGGGGTATTCGAACCTGATGGATTACCTGCAGCAGTTGTTCTCGTTTTTCAACGCGCCGTTGTTCGCGACGTTCATCCTGGGGATGTTCTGGAAGCGGATGACGGCGCATGCGGGCTGGTCGGGGCTGGTGCTGGGCACGGTCTCGGCGGTGGTGGTGTTCGCGATGTCGGAGACCGGGGTGCTGGACCTGCCGGGGCAGGGGGCCAGTTTCGTGGGCGCGGGTGTGGCGTTCGTGGTCGATATCGTGGTCAGTGTGCTGGTGTCGCTGGCGACGCGGCCCAAGGCCGAGACCGAGTTGGTGGGGCTGGTCTACGCGCTGACGCCGCGGGCGAGCCTGCGGGCGGCTACCACCGGGGAGGACGCCGGCTGGTACCGGCGTCCGGGCCTGCTGGCCGGGATCGCCCTGGTCCTCATCATCGCCCTCAACATCATCTTCGGCTGA
- a CDS encoding glycoside hydrolase family 30 protein — protein MSRVPRARRRMALVVSFVLAAATACGLLAEQGLAAPAVQVWVTTGDQSKLLQQQPSVHFGPDHGSETTVDVDEDATYQTMDGFGAAFTDSSAWLVANKLDPARRDELMAKLFAPDTGIGLSMLREPIGASDFTVNGDYTYDDTCCDLNDFSIAHDRKYLLPVLKQAKALNPGLKIIGTPWSPPAWMKTGGSLHGGRLDPGSPGLFADYLVRYVQAYAAEGLPIAAITLQNEPHHEAAYPSMRMDPGEQAALIKNEVRPKFKANGIDTRILAWDHNWNEPNYPVDVLDDPAAKRFVAGSAFHCYDGDVGAQNQVHQAHPDKGIWLTECSGGQWAPDFAHNLKWQTQNLIIGATRNWAKGVTFWNMALDQNHGPTNGGCSKCRGVVTVDTGSGKVDYNVEYYVLGHASKFVRQGAQRIDSSSYPNDIESVAFKNPDGSIALLALNAGTQEKSFKVRHNGQSFDYTLPPGAVATFTWNGAH, from the coding sequence ATGAGCCGAGTACCCCGGGCGAGGCGGCGAATGGCGCTGGTCGTCAGCTTTGTGCTGGCCGCGGCCACCGCGTGCGGTCTGCTCGCGGAGCAGGGGCTCGCCGCGCCGGCGGTCCAAGTCTGGGTGACCACTGGCGATCAGAGCAAGCTCTTGCAGCAGCAGCCGAGCGTGCATTTCGGCCCGGATCATGGTTCGGAGACCACTGTGGACGTCGACGAGGACGCCACCTACCAGACGATGGACGGCTTCGGTGCCGCGTTCACCGATTCCTCGGCATGGCTGGTAGCCAACAAGCTCGACCCGGCCCGGCGCGACGAGCTGATGGCGAAGCTGTTCGCCCCGGACACCGGCATCGGGCTGAGCATGCTGCGCGAGCCGATCGGGGCCAGCGACTTCACGGTCAACGGCGACTACACCTACGACGACACCTGCTGCGACCTCAACGATTTTTCCATCGCCCACGACCGGAAGTACCTCCTCCCGGTCCTGAAGCAGGCCAAGGCGCTCAACCCGGGACTGAAGATCATCGGCACCCCGTGGAGCCCGCCGGCCTGGATGAAGACCGGCGGATCGCTACACGGCGGTCGGCTGGACCCCGGAAGCCCCGGCCTGTTCGCCGACTACCTCGTCAGGTACGTGCAGGCATACGCCGCCGAGGGGCTGCCGATCGCCGCGATCACGCTGCAGAACGAGCCGCACCACGAGGCGGCGTACCCCTCGATGCGGATGGACCCGGGGGAGCAGGCCGCGCTGATCAAGAACGAGGTTCGGCCGAAGTTCAAGGCCAACGGCATCGACACCCGGATCCTCGCCTGGGACCACAACTGGAACGAGCCGAACTATCCGGTCGACGTGCTCGACGACCCGGCCGCGAAGAGGTTCGTGGCGGGCTCGGCGTTCCACTGCTACGACGGCGACGTCGGCGCGCAGAACCAGGTGCACCAGGCGCATCCGGACAAGGGAATCTGGTTGACCGAATGCTCGGGCGGTCAGTGGGCCCCCGACTTCGCGCACAACCTGAAGTGGCAGACCCAGAACCTGATCATCGGCGCGACCCGGAACTGGGCGAAGGGCGTGACGTTCTGGAACATGGCGCTGGACCAGAACCACGGCCCGACCAACGGCGGCTGCTCGAAGTGCCGTGGCGTCGTGACGGTAGACACCGGTAGCGGCAAGGTCGACTACAACGTCGAGTACTACGTGCTCGGCCACGCAAGCAAGTTCGTCCGCCAGGGTGCCCAGCGCATCGATTCCAGCAGTTATCCCAATGACATCGAGTCGGTCGCCTTCAAGAACCCGGACGGTTCGATCGCGCTGCTGGCCCTGAACGCCGGAACCCAGGAAAAGTCGTTCAAGGTCCGGCACAACGGCCAGTCGTTCGACTACACCTTGCCCCCGGGCGCGGTGGCCACCTTCACCTGGAACGGTGCGCACTGA
- a CDS encoding ArsI/CadI family heavy metal resistance metalloenzyme yields the protein MSRIQLALRVGDLEGSISFYTKLFGTEPAKRRSGYANFAITEPPFKLVVLEGKPGQDTEMDHLGVEVGDTESVNAATRRLSELGLLTQVENDTTCCYARQDKVWVHGPGRAPWEVYVVKADSATAGQAPDLRTGPDEKQAICCT from the coding sequence ATGTCGCGCATACAACTCGCCTTGCGGGTCGGTGACCTGGAAGGATCGATCTCCTTCTACACCAAGCTCTTCGGAACCGAACCGGCCAAGCGGCGATCCGGTTACGCCAACTTCGCCATCACTGAACCGCCGTTCAAGCTGGTCGTGCTGGAAGGCAAACCCGGTCAGGACACGGAGATGGACCACCTCGGCGTCGAGGTCGGCGACACCGAAAGCGTCAACGCCGCCACCCGGCGCCTGTCAGAGTTGGGCCTGCTCACCCAGGTGGAAAACGACACCACCTGTTGCTACGCCCGCCAGGACAAGGTCTGGGTCCACGGCCCCGGACGCGCGCCCTGGGAGGTCTACGTGGTCAAGGCCGACTCCGCGACCGCAGGTCAAGCCCCCGACCTCCGGACCGGGCCCGACGAGAAGCAAGCCATCTGCTGCACCTGA
- a CDS encoding ArsR/SmtB family transcription factor — protein sequence MSKQGRDAEPCCSPVMREPLTAERSAELARVFKAIGEPVRLRLLSLIASHAGGEACVCDLTGAFDLSGPTISHHLKILREAGVIEGERRGTWIYYRVRPETLRAVSGVLVPADDAEAATA from the coding sequence ATGTCGAAACAAGGGCGGGATGCCGAGCCGTGCTGCTCGCCGGTGATGCGGGAGCCGCTGACGGCCGAGCGGTCGGCAGAGCTGGCGCGGGTGTTCAAGGCAATCGGGGAGCCGGTGCGGCTGCGCCTGCTGTCCTTGATCGCCTCGCATGCGGGCGGTGAAGCGTGCGTGTGCGATTTGACGGGGGCGTTTGATCTATCCGGTCCGACGATTTCCCATCACCTGAAGATCTTGCGAGAAGCAGGGGTGATCGAGGGCGAGCGGCGCGGTACGTGGATCTACTACCGGGTGCGTCCCGAGACGCTGCGTGCGGTGTCCGGCGTGCTGGTGCCTGCCGACGACGCTGAGGCGGCGACCGCGTGA
- the arsB gene encoding ACR3 family arsenite efflux transporter, with the protein MNRGAQAIVVTRLSTLDRLLPVWIGAAMVAGLLAGRWIPGLGAVLDAVAVDGISLPIALGLLVMMYPVLAKVRYDRLDTVTGDKSLMISSLVLNWLLGPALMFSLAWLLLPDLSEYRTGLIIVGLARCIAMVITWNDLAGGDREAAAVLVALNSVFQVVAFAGLGWFYLSLLPGWLGLPQVGLDVSAWEIAKSVLIFLSVPLVAGYATRKLGERAKGRDWYEGRFLPTIGPLALYGLLFAIVILFALQGDQITSHPVDVARIALPLVAYFVIMWAGSFALGKALGLSYQRTTTLSFTAAGNNFELAIAVAIATFGVTSGQALAGVVGPLIEVPVLVALVYVSLAARGWFRPAPKGQEAEHAHSTT; encoded by the coding sequence GTGAACCGGGGCGCTCAGGCGATCGTGGTGACTCGGTTGTCTACGTTGGATCGCTTGCTGCCGGTGTGGATCGGTGCCGCGATGGTGGCCGGTCTGCTGGCAGGGCGGTGGATTCCCGGGCTCGGGGCTGTGTTGGACGCGGTCGCTGTCGATGGGATTTCGCTACCGATCGCGCTGGGCCTGCTGGTGATGATGTACCCAGTTCTGGCCAAAGTGCGCTACGACCGGCTGGATACCGTGACCGGGGACAAGAGTCTGATGATCTCGTCGCTGGTGCTGAACTGGCTTCTGGGGCCGGCGTTGATGTTCTCCCTTGCCTGGCTGCTGTTGCCGGACCTGTCCGAGTACCGCACCGGACTGATCATCGTAGGTTTGGCGCGCTGCATCGCTATGGTGATCACCTGGAACGACCTGGCCGGTGGTGACCGTGAGGCCGCAGCGGTGTTGGTGGCGCTGAACTCGGTGTTTCAGGTGGTCGCGTTTGCTGGTCTGGGCTGGTTCTACCTGTCGCTTCTGCCGGGCTGGCTCGGGCTACCGCAGGTCGGGTTGGACGTATCGGCGTGGGAGATCGCCAAATCCGTGTTGATCTTCCTTAGTGTGCCGCTGGTGGCGGGTTATGCGACCCGTAAGCTGGGTGAGCGAGCTAAGGGACGGGACTGGTACGAAGGCCGATTCCTGCCGACGATCGGGCCTCTGGCGCTCTATGGTCTGTTGTTCGCCATCGTGATCCTGTTCGCGTTGCAGGGTGATCAGATCACTAGCCACCCCGTCGATGTCGCCCGTATCGCCCTGCCCCTGGTGGCCTACTTCGTGATCATGTGGGCGGGATCTTTCGCGCTGGGCAAGGCGCTCGGGCTGAGCTACCAGCGGACGACGACACTGTCCTTCACTGCGGCGGGCAACAACTTCGAACTCGCCATCGCGGTGGCCATCGCCACTTTCGGCGTCACCAGTGGTCAAGCGCTGGCCGGGGTCGTGGGGCCGCTTATCGAGGTGCCGGTTCTCGTTGCCCTGGTGTATGTCTCCTTGGCCGCCCGAGGCTGGTTCCGCCCGGCGCCCAAGGGGCAAGAGGCCGAACATGCTCACAGCACCACCTAG
- a CDS encoding arsenate reductase ArsC translates to MSIPPEVLFVCVHNAGRSQMAAALLYHHAQGKIRVRSAGSAPADTINLAVVTALAERGLDVSQEIPKKLTNDAVEAADVVITMGCGDACPVFPGKRYLDWELDDPAGKTVEEVREICDEIDQRVQALLAEIQTS, encoded by the coding sequence GTGTCCATACCCCCTGAAGTCCTCTTCGTCTGCGTGCACAATGCCGGCCGTTCTCAGATGGCCGCCGCCCTGCTGTACCACCACGCCCAGGGCAAGATTCGCGTTCGCTCTGCCGGGTCCGCGCCCGCCGACACCATCAACCTTGCGGTGGTGACCGCTCTGGCCGAACGCGGTCTCGATGTCTCCCAGGAAATTCCGAAGAAGTTGACCAACGACGCCGTCGAAGCCGCGGACGTGGTCATCACGATGGGGTGCGGTGACGCTTGCCCCGTCTTCCCCGGCAAGCGTTACCTCGACTGGGAACTTGACGATCCCGCAGGAAAGACCGTGGAGGAAGTGAGAGAGATCTGCGACGAGATCGATCAGAGAGTGCAAGCTCTTCTCGCCGAGATTCAAACCTCGTAA